A window of Notolabrus celidotus isolate fNotCel1 chromosome 11, fNotCel1.pri, whole genome shotgun sequence contains these coding sequences:
- the LOC117821432 gene encoding dystroglycan-like: MWPVKLFTDICWAALRPIAMHYKRKDMSCGDAGRSRLLSCRTIPLVLSLLVTVVQGSVPEQQETMVEMIPVELEASMKSSVLSELQAAASSIGEGPPSAFPDSSVKSGGVHTGIPDSSAIVGQVFQLKVPAGPANATCTVHLKEMGKDTLPSWLYWDKESCTLRGMALEQDKGVYHIMVSGEEIIEKTGSQVFPITVFSIEVYPEERADTEPALLTLQSDISGVQPFTCGAEEPVTVLTVILDADLTKMVAEQRVNLLGIMKKFSHVPLEHMRVVPVVNNRLFDMSAFMAGPGNAKKVVENGALLSWKLGCELDQGSIPDINSVQSYAKDGTMSARLGYPVVGWHIVNKKPHGVKRVRRQLYNTPTPVPSLLPPTSHPEPHVRVVPTPTSPSIAPATEISAPPVRGPLPLPVKPTMRVRDQIAHTPVSGPPQPTRVLGTTSTIPIQPTITRPTIVEATALPTPPSTTKRPKPSATKKPKRPKSSTPAPREPKSTTAKPPKRTTTLALTPDSNNTPDIRNPIDQVNAWVGTYFEVKIPPDTFFDREDGTTDNLRLTLKKTPKEAASETSWIQFNSTIQLLYGLPEEQHEGKHEYFMLATDKGGKSIMDAFEVQVNRWSSNDKPSVVFAARFHGDPRSLSNDVHKKILLTKKLAYALGDRNSSTVTLRSITSGSIVVEWTNNSLQQSPCPKEQINVLSNKIADPQGTPKLAFIKAMEPEFKPINISVRGTNKCQSYTFIPPGEVPMPVLPTATPSPGTGRRSTDDVYLHTVIPAVVVAALLLIAGIIAMVCYRKKRKGKMTIEEQATFIKKGVPIIFADELDDSKSPPSSSIPLILQEEKPPLPPPEYPNMAGPHSTLLNQDLLEEYSVYQDDDPNAPPYQPPPPFTVPIEGKGSRPKNMTSYRSPPPYVPP; encoded by the exons ATGTGGCCTGTTAAGTTGTTCACAGACATCTGTTGGGCAGCCCTAAGGCCTATTGCTATGCACTATAAAAGGAAAGACATGAGCTGCGGCGATGCTGGAAGGAGCAGGCTACTTTCGTGCAGGACTATCCCTCTGGTATTAAGCCTTCTGGTGACTGTAGTCCAGGGTTCTGTGCCAGAACAGCAAGAGACAATGGTGGAGATGATACCTGTGGAACTAGAGGCTTCTATGAAGTCCTCCGTGCTCTCTGAGCTTCAGGCTGCAGCATCCTCGATTGGTGAAGGCCCGCCCTCAGCTTTCCCTGATTCCTCTGTAAAGAGCGGGGGAGTACACACTGGGATCCCTGACTCCTCTGCAATAGTGGGCCAGGTGTTTCAGTTAAAGGTTCCTGCAGGACCAGCAAATGCCACCTGTACTGTCCAT CTCAAAGAGATGGGGAAGGATACTTTACCCTCCTGGCTATATTGGGACAAAGAAAGTTGCACTCTAAGAGGCATGGCCCTGGAGCAGGACAAAGGCGTGTATCATATCATGGTGTCTGGAGAAGAGATCATTGAGAAGACTGGCAGCCAAGTGTTTCCCATCACAGTCTTCTCCATTGAAGTATACCCAGAAGAACGTGCAGATACAGAACCAGCCCTGCTCACTCTACAGTCTGACATCAGTGGCGTCCAGCCTTTCACCTGTGGTGCTGAGGAGCCTGTCACTGTCCTTACTGTCATCTTGGATGCTGACTTGACAAAGATGGTTGCTGAGCAGAGGGTCAACTTACTTGGCATTATGAAAAAGTTCTCACATGTGCCTCTGGAGCACATGAGGGTGGTCCCTGTTGTCAACAACCGCTTATTTGACATGTCTGCTTTCATGGCTGGACCAGGGAATGCCAAGAAGGTGGTGGAGAATGGGGCCTTATTGTCCTGGAAACTTGGATGTGAACTTGATCAGGGCAGTATCCCTGACATTAACAGCGTCCAGTCCTATGCCAAGGACGGGACCATGTCGGCCAGGCTGGGATACCCAGTGGTTGGCTGGCACATTGTCAACAAAAAACCACATGGAGTGAAACGTGTCAGACGGCAGTTGTACAACACCCCTACTCCAGTGCCCTCCCTGCTCCCTCCTACTTCTCACCCAGAGCCCCATGTACGTGTTGTTCCCACACCAACTTCGCCCTCTATTGCCCCAGCAACAGAAATCTCTGCTCCCCCAGTTCGAGGTCCCTTGCCTCTTCCTGTGAAGCCCACAATGAGGGTCAGAGATCAGATAGCGCACACGCCTGTCTCTGGACCTCCCCAACCAACAAGAGTACTGGGTACCACGAGCACCATCCCGATTCAGCCAACCATAACCCGACCTACAATTGTGGAGGCCACCGCTTTGCCAACACCACCAAGCACCACCAAAAGACCCAAACCCTCCGCCACAAAGAAACCCAAGAGGCCCAAATCCTCGACCCCAGCTCCCCGGGAACCAAAATCAACCACAGCTAAACCACCCAAGCGCACCACCACTCTCGCTTTGACTCCAGACTCAAATAACACCCCGGACATTCGTAACCCTATCGATCAAGTGAATGCCTGGGTTGGCACTTACTTTGAGGTTAAAATCCCCCCTGATACATTTTTTGACAGGGAGGATGGTACCACAGATAATCTGCGTTTGACTCTGAAGAAGACGCCAAAAGAAGCTGCAAGTGAAACCTCTTGGATCCAGTTCAACAGCACTATCCAGCTTTTGTATGGCCTGCCAGAGGAGCAGCACGAGGGAAAACACGAGTACTTCATGCTAGCCACTGACAAGGGTGGGAAGAGTATCATGGATGCATTTGAGGTTCAAGTAAACCGTTGGTCCTCTAATGACAAACCCTCGGTTGTGTTTGCTGCTCGTTTCCATGGTGACCCAAGAAGTTTAAGCAATGATGTCCATAAGAAGATTCTTTTGACCAAAAAGTTAGCTTATGCCCTCGGTGATCGCAACAGCAGCACAGTCACGCTTAGGAGCATCACTAGTGGCTCCATTGTGGTGGAATGGACAAACaacagtctgcagcagagccCTTGTCCAAAGGAGCAGATCAACGTTCTCAGCAACAAGATTGCTGATCCACAAGGGACACCTAAACTGGCTTTTATCAAAGCCATGGAGCCTGAATTCAAACCAATCAACATCTCAGTTCGTGGCACAAATAAATGTCAGAGCTATACATTCATCCCACCAGGAGAGGTGCCAATGCCTGTTCTCCCTACAGCCACACCGTCACCTGGGACAGGCCGAAGGAGCACTGATGACGTTTACCTACACACTGTCATTCCTGCTGTCGTGGTAGCAGCCCTGCTTCTTATTGCAGGGATCATCGCAATGGTCTGCTACCGCAAGAAGCGCAAAGGGAAGATGACCATAGAGGAGCAAGCGACTTTCATCAAGAAAGGAGTCCCAATAATCTTTGCAGATGAGTTGGATGATTCCAAGTCACCCCCATCCTCCAGCATCCCTCTTATCCTTCAGGAGGAAAAGCCCCCACTCCCCCCTCCAGAGTACCCGAACATGGCTGGCCCCCACAGCACCCTGCTGAACCAGGATCTGCTTGAGGAGTACTCTGTTTATCAAGATGATGATCCCAATGCCCCTCCTTACCAGCCCCCTCCACCATTTACTGTCCCCATTGAAGGCAAAGGTTCTCGGCCCAAGAACATGACCTCATACAGGTCTCCACCTCCCTACGTGCCTCCCTAA